Below is a window of Armatimonadota bacterium DNA.
GTTGTATATTGCCGAATTCGAAACGGAATGAGGCTAAATCCGTCATACTAAGCGGTAACGGATGCGCCTATGAACGCACTATCTCTTTTCACTGCATTGGTGGCTTTGCACGGACCAGCCCACCAGAACAATCTTAGCATCGACGTGTATCGGGTCAACCCGAGCGGCCGAGTTCTGGTAAAGAATGGCGAATCTCTGACTGGCGAAGTCCAATTTCGAGCGATTGTTCAGACCGAACACCCAATTCAAGCCGTCGAATTCTACGTCGGCGACGACCTCCGCGAAAGCGACGGTAGTACGCCCTACGAGTTCAAACTTGATACGTTGGCCGAAGAAGACGGCCCAATCAAGATTCGATTTAAGGCGTTTACGACCGAGGGCCAGAACACCGAAAAGGTGCTGACCCTGAAGGTGGACAACGGGGTTTCGCTTGGTGCTGAAGCTCATATTAAGAAAGGCAACGAATTCTTCAGTAACGGTCAATACGACGAGGCCATCCGCGAAGGTCGAATCGCCCAGAAGGCGGATAAGGATTCGCTTGGCGCTCGACTTTTGCTGGCTCACGCCAACTTTGCCAAGGGCGTTCTCGATAAGGCGCAGAAGTTCGCCGAGGATGCTCTCGATCTCGATAAGAACAATCGAGAGGCCAAAGAAGTCATTATCTCGATCAAGGTCAAGCAGGCTTTCAATGCGGTTTCTCGCTCGGCCGATGACCGAAAGGATGTCTTAGAGTCGATCAAGAATGGCCTCAGTGAAGCTGTGACGCTCCGAACGACGCTCCTCAACGAGATCGTCGACAACAGTAAGGCTGACAAAACCTCGCTTGAATACCTCGATGCCGCCATCCGTGCGCGCCGGTATTCCTTGGTTATCGAGGCTTTGGAACCGGTCCTGCGCGGCGACTTCAAGAACAACGACCTGAACGATCGACTGGCTTTTGCCTACCTGATGACGAATCAGATTTCGAAAGCCGACGACCTGCTTCGCAGCGTCAAAAAGTTCGGCGAATTCGACGCTTATGGTTTTGCCCTCAGCGCGATTGTCGAAACCGCACGAGGCAACGACTCTGGTGCCGACGACCGAATCAAAGAAGCGCTGCTGAACACTCCAGACAGTCTGGGACTCAAAACCGCGCAGGCGTTCATCGCTCTCAAGCGCGATAACCCGCGAGCCTTGTCCGATGCGGCCTCTTCGCTGATTCGCGAGAACGACAGCCGACCCGAAACCTACTACTTCGCGGCTGCGCTCAGCAACCACCTGAAGAATATCGAAAAGGGTCGCCAGTACTTCGAAAAGGCTCTGGCCGCCGACGCTGCCGACCACGACATGTACATCGAGCAAGGTAACGAAGCAATTTCGCTCTCGCTCATGACCGGTGTCAGCTCGCGAGATCAAGACTTCCAACTCGAATACGCTCGTGTCATGTACGATCTGGCTCTCCAGTGCCGCGGCAACAGCGCCCAGGCGCTCTCCGGTGTGGCCATCAGCGCCCTCTTCCAGAAGAAGGGCGACGAAGCCCTCCGATACGCCGAAGCGGCCACTAAGGCGGCTCCGGACTACGCGGCGGCTTGGTACACCTACGCGGCGGCTCTTAGCTACAAGCGAATGGACGCCCGCGCCGCTCTGAAGAAGGCTCAAGATCTCGATCCTCGCAACCTCGAAGGTCGCTCGATGCCGGACTCAAATCTCGTGTTCAAGTACTTCAACACGACGGGCCGAACCCCGGTCCTTTCACCGCCCGCCAAGGGCTAATTTCGCTTCCAAGGTCGGAGTAAGCCTCCGACCTTGGGTATCATTCTTATTCTTGTCGGGGCGTGGCGCAGTTTGGTAGCGCGTTTCCATGGGGTGGAAAAGGTCGCACGTTCGAATCGTGTCGCCCCGACCAAAATTCCCTCTCCATGAAGGTAGTTTTTGATATCGGAAAGGTACTGGCTACCGCCCACATGGAGTGGATGGACGCCTTGGCCGCCAGTGGACTTGCGTATCAGTCCAGCCCTCTCGTCAGCAAAAAGCTTTACGACCTGCCCGAGTACCTTCCTTATGAGGGCGGCCAGATATCGGAGGGGCGCTATCTGGAAGCCGTCTCCAAGGCATTCGGATTGGAAGGCATCGACGCCGCTCGCCATCTCCACCGGAGCATCATCGGAGCCGAGTATCCAGGCGTAGCCGCCATCGTCGATCAGCTCAACGCATCGGGGGTTCATACTGCCACGCTCAGCAACAACAATCCGATTCACTGGGAGTGGTTCACGAAGTCTGGAAAGTACCCCGCTATCGAAAGGATCAAATATCCCATCGCTAGCTTCCATTTGGGCTATTTCAAGCCAGACCCCAAGATTTTCGCCGCGTTCTGCGACTATCTGGACTGGAGCCCCGCCGACATCGTATTCCTCGATGACAGCGCTGTGAACGTCGAAGCGGCCCAAACCGCCGGATGGACGGCCCACGTCATCACTGATGGCGAGCCGAAAGCCGATCAAATTCGGCGCATCCTCCACCTAAGCGATCGCTAGGTTTCGTTTTTCAAACAGGCCGACGATTTCGTCGGCAATGGCCAAGCTCGCTGTCGCGGCCGGAGAAACCGCATTGATGACGTGAATTGCCTGGGCGTCTTCCTCAAAGACGAAGTCGTCCACCGGGCGACCGTCACGCGAAATCGCCTGAGCGCGAACGCCGGCCGGGGCCGCATGCAGGTGCTCCTCTCGAATTTCGGGCACCAGCTTTTGTAGAGCCCGAACAAAGGCGGGCTTGCTGAAGGACCGGTGCATCTCACCGAGGCCCATGCGCCAATGCTTGGCCATCAGCTTCAGCAGACCCGGATAAGTGATCGATTCGAACAGTTCTCGAACATTGATTTCGCCGTTCGAATATCCCTCGCGAGCAAAGGCAAGCACTGCGTTGGGTCCGCACTCGACGCCACCCAAAACCATGCGGGTGAAGTGGACACCCAGGAAGGGGAAATTGGGGTCGGGGACCGGGTAGATCAGGTTCCGACACAGGGGCTCTGCTTCTGGAGTCAACTCGAAATACTCACCGCGGAAGGGAACGATTTGCACCTTGGGTCGATGCCCGGCGAGGATCGCGATCTGGTCCGAATAGAGACCTGCGCAGTTGATCAGAAAGTCGACCGGCTGCTCGTTGTCGGTGGCGCCAACAAGAATCTGGCCGTGTCGCGTCTCAATGTGGCTCACCTCGAAGTTCAGCGACACGATGTTGCCTCGCTCCACAAGTTGGCACCGTAAGGCTTCACAGAAGCCAAGATAGTCCACGATGCCGGTTTCCGGTACATGGAGCGCGTCAACGCCGTTTACATGCGGCTCTAACTCCTTTAATTCTTCGACGGCGATGCGGCGGCATTGGACGCCGTTCTGGGTTCCCCGGTCGAGAATTTTCTCCAACGCGGGAATTTCGGTCTGATCGGTTGCGACGATGACCTTGCCGCAGCGCTCAAATTTAACCTCGTGTTCCTCGCAGAAGGCTTCGAGCTGTCGCTTTCCTTCGCGACAGGTCATGGCCTTGATCGATCCCGGCTTGTAGTAAATCCCCGAATGGATGACACCCGAGTTACGACCTGTTTGATGCTCGGCCAGGCGAGATTCCTTTTCAAGAATAATGACGCAACAATCGGGAAACTTCAGCGACAGTTTGTAGGCTACCGAAAGCCCAACGATTCCACCTCCGATGATCCCGACCGTGAACGGCATTAGCGGTGGTGGACGACCGCCTGCTCGTAGGATTCCTCGACAAGAGCCCGCATCCGGCGTGAATCCGTCTGGAGGCCGTGGTGCAAAGCTTCCTCGCTGAGGAACTTCACATTGCTGTACTGGGTGGCGGTGTAGTCGGTGACCTTGCCTTTCTCGAAGGCCTCGATGACCTGGCGGATGCCCATCTGCACCGTCCATTCCGGCTTATAGCCCAGGCGATTTCGAATCTTGGAAAAGTCGACGCGGTAGTTCCGGCGGTCGCCGTCTGAATTGGATATCAGCAGTTCCGCGGTGGGCACCATGCGCTGAATCATGCGACCAACGTCGCCTAGCGTCATATTGCCTGAATCACTGCCCACATTGAAAACTTCTCCGCCGACGACATCGAGTGTCGAGTCGAGGGCCAGCGCAATGGCGAGTGAGGCGTCATCGACATGAACGAACGGCCGCCACTGGTCGTCACCGAACACCGTGATCTTGCCATCAACGATCGCTTTGGCCGTAAGCAGGTTCACGACAAGGTCGAACCGCGTGCGCCCACTAAGGCCATAAACGGTACCAAATCGAAGAATGGTTGGCCGGAATCGATCGTCGGCCATCTGAAGCAGAATCTTTTCGCACGCGATCTTGCTTCGGGCGTAGAGCGACACCGGGTTCAAGGCCGACTTCTCGTTCAGCACTTCGTCGCTTGCGCCATACACCGAGCAGGTGCTGGCAAAAATGAATTTCTGGATGCCAAACCCCTTGGCGCATTCCGCGATCATACGGGTTGCCATCAGGTTGACCTCGATTGTGAAGTCCTCGTCGAGCGCGCAAGCCGGGTCGCCGACGATGGCGCCAATATGAATCACCGCATCCATGCCATACATGGCTTCGACGATTTTGTCGATCTGGCGGAAGTCGGCCCGGACGACTTCGAGATTGCGATGGCCGAGCAAGTGAGCAATCGGCTCTTCGCCGAACATGAAGCTGTCAACCAACCGAACTCGGTAGCCTCGGTCGAGGAGCTTGGCGAGCAGACCCGATCCGATATAACCGGCGCCGCCGATCACTACGACGTTTTTTGGCTTGTGGACGATGTCGAAGTGAGTGCCACGGAACGATGGCTCCACCTGACTAAAGCCTCGCCAAGCCGCCATCCAGATTCTGGCCCCGGCCAAAAACAGGGCCGTCAAACCGGCACCGATGAGTAAACCGACACGGGGGAAAGGAAAGGCCGACTGGAACAGGAAACAGCACGCGGTAAAAGCGAGGTATGAAACGCCCACGGCTTGGCAAACGACCAGTGCCTTATAGCGTCCTTGATAGGCTCGGCTTCGGGTGTAGAAGCCAAAAAGATAAAACGTCGGAAGACTGATAATGTTGAGCAGAACGATCGACGCCAGATTCATGAGCACGAACGTCCCAAACGGCTCGGGCCGATAGCCCGAAGTCTTCTGAGCGCCATAGCTAATGAGCAAACCGAGCAACGCTGCGCAGTTCAACATGACTGCATCTGCGATCATACGCAGGAGAGCTTCCTTATTCAACTTCATGTTTAGTCCTAAACCAAGCAAACCCAGAATTGCTCTGAAACGTAATTTTACCAGGATGGGGCTTTTCTGCCGACCGCCATCTCGCCGGTTCAAAATTACTGGGACCTTTGCATCAAAGGTAGTTTTCGATGGCGCGGGCGATAACCTCGGACGCCTTTCCATCCCCATAGGGATTCGCGGCTTTTGCCATCGAATCATAAAACGCCTTATCATCGAAGAGTTGGCGTCCAAATTCGAGCACATTGGCCGGGGATGCTCCGATGAGCCGAGCACAACCTGCGTCGACCCCTTCCGGTCGCTCGGTCGTGTCCCTCAGAACCAGAAGAGGTTTGCCAAAGCTTGGCGCTTCTTCCTGCACCCCGCCCGAATCGGTTAGGATGAAGAACGACCGCTCCATCAGCTTCACAAATTGCTCGTATTGCGGCGGTTCGATCAGGTCGATGCGCGAGTGCCCTTCAAGGGCTTCGGAAAGCGTCTTGCGGACGTCTGGATTCCGGTGCATGGCTACGACCAATCGGGCATCTTCATGCTCGTCGATCAACTGTCGAGCGGCCTTGGCGACCCCAGCCATTGGCTCGCCCCAATTCTCGCGGCGATGCATGGTCATCAAGATCAAGCGACCATCGAAGTCGGGATACCAAGTCTGGGGAACCAGCTTGGCGACCTGAAGTACCGCATCGATTCCCGTGTTTCCGGTGACGAAAATGCTGCTTTCAGAGACGCCCTCCTTCCGCAGATTGCTGGCCGAAAGCTCCGTTGGCGCGTAGTGCTGGGTGGCCACTAGCCGCGTGGCCTGACGGTTGAATTCTTCTGGAAAGGGGTTGTAAATATCGTAGGTACGGAGGCCGGCTTCCACGTGCCCAAACGCAATCTTGCGATAGAACGCGACCAGGCTAGCCACAAATGTAGTGGTCGTGTCGCCTTGAGCAACGACAAAATCAGGCTTGGTTTGCTCGAAAGCGCCGTCCAGCGCCGTGATCATTCGCGAAGTCATTTCGGCCAGGCTTTGGCCATGCTTCATGAGCCCTAGGTCAATGTCAGGCGAGATTCCGAAGGTCTGAAAAACCTGGTCGAGCATCTCGCGGTGTTGACCCGTCGAGATGAGAACCGTCTTCAGTTGATTTGAGCGGCGTAGAGCCTGGACGACCGGCATCGATTTGATGCAGTCCGGGCGCGTTCCAACGATGACGGCAACGGTTTTCATAGGTCGGCCTAGTGGCTATATCGGGCAAGGATATCCTGGATGGCGGAGATGACGAAATCGACCTCGGCGTCGGAAATCTTTGCGCTTAGCGGCAGACTGATGATCCGCTCGAAATTGGCCTGCGTGACCGGCAGGTCCTCGGGTTTGAATCCATATTTGTCGCGGTAATAGGGGTGCAAATGCACTGAAATGTAGTGCACCGACGTGCCGATGTTGCGCGCCTTCAGTTCTTCGATGAACTGGTCTCGGTCGATGGACAGCTTATCGAGATTCAGCCGAAGCACGTACAGGTGCCAAGATGAGGTGACATCGGTCCGCTCGGTCGGAATTTCGACCTGCGACAAGCTGTGGAATGCGCGGTTGTATCGATCTACAATCTCGCGGCGTCGCTTTTGGAACCGAGCCAGCTTGTCGAGCTGCCGCAGGCCAAGCGAAGCTTGCAAGTCCGTCATGTTGTACTTGAATCCAGGCATGACGACTTCGTACTTCCACGAACCGCCCTTCTCGTAGCGCTTGAGGGCGTCCTTGGTCATGCCGTGCAGGTGGGCGATGCGCGCTTTTTCGATGAATTCCGGCGTGCCCGTCAGCATGCCGCCCTCGGCGGTCGTCAGGTTCTTGGTGGCGTAAAAACTGAAGGCGGTGAGGTTCTCACTGCTCCCAATGTAACGGCCCTTATAGGTTCCCGAAATTGGGTGTGCCGCATCCTCGATCACGACCAAGCCATGTTCGCGGGCGATGGCATTAATGGCGTCCATGTCGGCGGGGTGACCCGCGTAATGAACCGGAATAATCGCCTTGGTCTTGGGGGTGATCGCGGCGCGAAGCTTCTCGGGGTCCATGTTGAGCGTGTCCGGCTCGACATCGACCAAAATCGGCGTCGCACCCGTATGCTCGATCACGTTTACCGTTGAGCAAAACGTATGTGAGACAGTAATCACTTCGTCGCCCGGACCAACACCGCTGACGACGAGTGCAAGGTGGAGAGCCGCTGTGCAGGAACTGACCGCCAAGGCGGCCGGGCATCCGAATTCTTCCCGAAATCGTCGCTCAAATTCGCGAGTTTTGGGGCCGGTGGTGATCCAGTCGGACTTCAGCGTATCGACGACTTCAGCAATGTCGTCTTCTTCGATGAGCGGGGGCGAAAAGGGAATGAATTTCGAAGGTGCAACGAAGCTTTCTTGAATCATTTTCAAACCGGGAGAGCCGCGGAAGCCCGATTGAATTCTACCACCGGCTTGTGCTTGGTCCCAGTCCGTCAGGGTGCCCGAGGGCTTGGAGTATCATGGGGATGGTCGCGCAAGAGGCGCGATTCCTCTCGACATGGCTTCCCACAGAGTCACTTTCTACGATATTTCGAAAAGGATTTTCGACTGTATCTTCGCGCTGGTGGGAATCGTCATCTTCGCTATTCCCATGCTAGTAGTAGCGCTCGCGGTGAAGCTGTCGTCGCCGGGTCCCGTGTTGTATCGGGCCAAAAGGAATGGCCGTTTTCAGGTTCCTTTCACCCAACTCAAGTTCCGCACGATGATTTGCAACGCGCCCGATCTTCGCAATCCAGACGGGTCGACTCTGAGCACGAAAGACGACCCCCGAGTTACAAAAGTTGGGCGTCTCTTGCGCCAGCTAAGCCTCGACGAACTGCCCCAGTTTTTCAATGTCCTCCGTGGTGACATGAGCTTTGTCGGTCCGCGCCCCGATCCTCTCAACGTGGTCGATCTCTACCGGCCGCAGGACCTAAAGCGCTTCGACGCCATGCCTGGCATCACTGGCTGGGCCATCGTCCACGGCCGCAACGACATTCCTTGGGAAAAGCGTCGCGACTACGACATTGAGTACGTCGAAATCCGTTCCTTCGGGCTCGACCTAAAGATTATTTTCATGACCCTCGGCATGGTTTTCAAGCGGAGTGGGGTCTACACTCCGTCGGAGCGTGCATGACCTTCCTAGTGACCGGTGCCTCGGGCCTTGTCGGTGGCCAGGTGGTTCGCGACCTCAAAGCGCTTGGCCATCGCGTGGTGGCCATGTCCCGGACTTGTCCAGATACCTCTCCCGCCGATGAGTGGGTGCTGGGTGATCTGGCCACGATCGATTGGAAGGCGTCGGTGGGAGGGATCGATGGGATCGCCGCCATCGGCGGTTCGTTAGACATGCGATCGTCCGCCGAAGCCTGGCAGACGTGCCTCGATGTGAATGTCCTTGGCCTTCGTCGGCTCGTCGATTTTGCCCTAGGCCAAGGGATATCAAGGTTCGTCTATACATCCTCAGCCGGGCTCTACCGCCGCCCAGCCGAGAATCTGCCGGTCAATGTGAACGATGAAATTCGTCCGGCCAGACCGTACTGGACCTCCAAGCTTTTGGGCGAACAACTCTTGACCGCCGATGACGTAGCCCCAAAACTGAATCCGTGGATTTTGCGGCTGTCTTCGCCATATGGACCGACGATGCCGCCCCGATCTGTCCTACCGATTTTCATCGACCGGGCCCGAAAAGGTGAACCGCTAGCCGTTCGCGGAACCGGATCGAGATCGCAAGACTTCATTTCCGTTTGGGACGCTTCGTGGGCTCACGTTCAATGTCTGCTGACCGACGCAAAGTCGCCTGGACCTATTAACTTGGGGAGCGGCATCGAGACAAGCATGCTCAACCTCGCTAAGGCGGTCAACGATACGTTCGGCAACTCGACGCCGATCGTTTTTGAACCGGACGATGGATCGGACTCGGACCGATTCGTCCTTGATGTGTCTGACCTGAAGGCCTTATTTGCCTACACCCCAATGGACCTCTGCACTGGTCTGAAGAGGTTCAGCGAGGAGTCAAACTCGTGAGCCGAACCAGAGTCATGGTCACTGGCACAGGGCCCTTGGGAGTCGGCGCTGGCCTTGTTCGGTGCCTCCGCCACCACCCAGACCTTTACGAAATCTGGGCGGCGAATATGAACGAGTACGCCGCCGCCCTCTACGAAAATCACTGCGGCGTCTTGTTACCGAAGGCCTACGACGAAGGCTATCTCACCTGTGTCCTCCGAGCCGTTGAGCACGGCAAAATCCAGTTCCTTATTCCTGGCTCAGAACCGGAGCTCGTAGTGCTGTCAAAGCATCACGAAGAGTTTCGCAAGCGTGATTGCTACCTCCTGGCCAACCCCCCCGAGGTGGTCGAGATCGGCGATGACAAGTATCGAACTTACGAATTCCTCTCCAAAGCAGGTATTCGCACTCCATTCACAACCCTCGAAATCGTCCCCGCGAGCCTGGGCAAAGTTGGCCTCCCGTCCATTTATAAGCCGCGATCAGGCGGTGGCTCCCGCGATGTTTACACGATTCGAAGCGAAGAGCAATTCCTGCGATTACGGCATTCCATGGAGGCCAAGGGAGTCTCGATGGTCCTCCAACAGCTCATCGGAGACATGGACGACGAGTTCACCGCCAGCGCCCTGATGGACTTCGATGGCAATCTGATCGGCACGTTTGCCGCCCGTCGCAACCTTATCGGCGGAGCGACCGGGCGGGTGGACATCGAAGAGTATCCAGAAATTCAGCAGATCGCTCTCGATGTCGCCAAAGCCATCGGAGCACGAGGCTCTATCAACGTGCAAGGGCGAATAACCCCCAACGGTCCGTCGCTCTTCGAGATCAACCCTCGCTTTAGCGGAAGCGCACCGTTCCGCGCCCTCGCCGGGTTCAACGAGCCCCATCTGCTCATCCAATCGATCCTCGCCGGGCGGCCTGTCGAGGTTCCACCCATCCGGTACAGCACCTTTGGAGTCCGAGCGTTCGACGAATTCCTCTATCCATCCGAGGTCAAGGAGGGCCTGCTCCGGTTCAATAAGCCATGAAAGTCGCGTTCTTTTCCGACGTGCATGGCAACATCGAAGCCCTCCATGCGATGGTTTCGGCTTCGGCGGACTGCGAGGCGAGGTTCTGTGCGGGAGATCTCGTGGGATATGGCGACCGTCCAAACGAAGTCATCGAATGGATTCGAGAGTCGGGCACACCGACGGTGATCGGAAATCACGATCTTTTTGCCCTGGACGAACTTGAATACAAAGCCGAGCGCGATGATATCTATCGTGCGAGCTGGACCAAGTCGGAACTAGAGCCGGGCAATCTGGAATGGTTACGGACCCTCCCAAAATCCTTGTCATTGGATCTAGATGGGCGAAAGATCAACCTGACTCACGCCTCGCCGTGGGATGTGCAGACTTATCTGTATCCCGATTCCGATCACCTTCAACGCGCGATGCCGACCGACGATTCGACCCTGGTTGTGGGGCATTGTCATCACGCTTTCGTCTGCCCTGGCCCAAGCGGGGTAATTGTTAACTGCGGGTCGGCTGGGTTCCCTCGTTCGGGACCCGCTGGAGCGCAGTTCATGGTGCTGGACACCACAACCGGTTCTTGGACCTTCCGCGTTGCTCAGTACGACATTGCAACCGTTGCCAATCGACTCCGCGAAGCGGGTTGGAATTTAGACGTAATTCAGAGACTGGTCGATCCGACCAAGCGTTAGCGGGACTGGAGCAGTTCGGCTTCTGCCTGCTCCGGGTTGAGCTGGCGCTCGACCACATAGCAGTAGATGTGGTACAGCGCGAGGTGCGACTCCTGCACGTGCATGGTCTGGTCACTGGGGACCACGATCGCGTAGTCGGCGACTTCCGCCATCTTGCCGCCCGTTCCGCCAACTAACGCCACGTTGATCATGCCGTGAAGTTTGGCTTCCTCCATCGCCCGCAGACAGTTTTTGGAACCGCCGCTCGTGCTGATCGATATGAGGATGTCGCCCGGCGTGCCGAACGCCTCAACCTGCCGAGAAAAGACCTCGTCGAAGCCGTAGTCGTTGGCACGCGCCGTCATCGTCGAGGAGTCGGTCGTTAGTGCGATGGCGGGCAGGGCCTTGCGCGGAAACTTAGTGGAAAGCGTCGAAATGAACTCGGCCGCCAGGTGTTGGGCATCGGCCGCACTTCCGCCATTGCCACAGATTAGAACCTTTTTGCCGTTAGCGAAGCAGTCGGTCGTGACTTGGGCGACCTTCATCAGGTCGGGGATACAGCGCTCGATGACTGCTTCTTTGACTCGGATACTCTCGCGGAGGTGGTCGGCGGCGTAGGAATTCCAATCTCTCGGCATCTAAAAATTCACCTGGGGAACTGGTTAAGTATGGCAGATAGGTTGGCGATGCTGTCGATGACGAAGTCCGGTTGACAATCGCCCGCTGCCTCGTGCTTCCGCCCGTAGCCGGTCCGCACCAGGACGGTCTTCGCGCCGACGGCTTGACCCAGTTCGATATCGCACGGCTTGTCGCCGATGACAATGCTGGCCGAAAGGTCGATGTCGAAATCTCGCGCGGCATCGAGCGCCATTCCTGGCGCCGGTTTGCGGTGGGTCGAAGGCGTATCCGGGTGGTCGGGGCAAAAGTAGTAGGCTTCAATAGAAGCGGCTTCTGCGTTCAAAAGTTCTTCCACCTTTGCGTTCACGGCCAAAACGTCGTCTTCGGGGAAATAGCCGCGTCCGACTCCAGCCTGGTTGGAGACACAAACGATGCCCCAGCCTTGGTTTCGGGCCTCGGCTAACGCCGCAGCGGTGCCAGGAAACAATTCGACCTCGTTCGGGTTGTGCAGGTAATTCTTTTCAACGATAAGGGTGCCGTCACGGTCGGCGAGGATGAACCGGCGCGGCACTCAGAGAAACCTCTTAAAGAAATCGGAGGCTTGGCAGTACGACTCCGGCGTACCAATGTCGATGAATTCGGAATTAAAGGTCATGGCGTAGCTCGGGTTTTCGTCGATATGGGAGAGAACGTCCTTCTCAAAGGAGAAAACCTCCTGATCGGGCAGTCCACGCAGAAACTCTTGTGAGACGACGTAGATGCCGGCGTTGATCTCGCCCGGAATTGGCTCACCCGTCTTTTCCTTATACGCAACGATTCGCCCGAGTTCGTCTTTGACAACCGTTCCGAACCGCGAAGCGTCGGGAACGGGTGCCAGCGAAAGGGTCACCTTAGCCTGCTTTTGATGGTGAAACGCCATCAGCCCACATAGATTTGCGTTCACAATCGAGTCGCCATTCAACACGAAAAACGGATCGCTTCCAAGCAGGTTCGCCGCGTTGCGAATTGCACCACCGGTTCCGAGCGGTTTCTCCTCACGGGAAAATTGGATTGTCATGCCCGTCGGAGCGTACGAAGTAATCTCTTCCTCGAACTTTTCGGCGAGGTAGCCGGTGCCGAGCACCACGTGGCGAATGCCCTGCTTTTCCAGCCAGTGCAAAAGGAGTTTGAGGAAAGGTTCCCCGTCGATCAGCGCAAGCGGTTTCGGCGTCTCATCACCGATGACGCTCCGCAGTCGTGTCCCAAACCCTCCGACCAGTACGAAAGCAATAGCATCGTTGATATTGTTCATGGTCAGTTTTGATCAGCATAGACGATTGTTGAACCTACTTGATCAAATTTGAACGGAATTTCACAAAGATCGGGCAGTGCATTTCGTACTGCGTCCTGTTTTTCATGGGCAACGTAGAACAGAAGGCATCCGCCGCCTCCCGCGCCGAGCAGTTTTCCTCCAACCGCGCCTGCCTGTCGAGCGGTTTCGTACCACGTGCCGATCTGGTCGTTGGCGATTTGGCTGGATAACCCACGCTTCAGCACCCAACCTTCATGGAGAAGCTCGCCAAACCCGTCGAGTGAGGC
It encodes the following:
- a CDS encoding NAD-dependent epimerase/dehydratase family protein, whose product is MIADAVMLNCAALLGLLISYGAQKTSGYRPEPFGTFVLMNLASIVLLNIISLPTFYLFGFYTRSRAYQGRYKALVVCQAVGVSYLAFTACCFLFQSAFPFPRVGLLIGAGLTALFLAGARIWMAAWRGFSQVEPSFRGTHFDIVHKPKNVVVIGGAGYIGSGLLAKLLDRGYRVRLVDSFMFGEEPIAHLLGHRNLEVVRADFRQIDKIVEAMYGMDAVIHIGAIVGDPACALDEDFTIEVNLMATRMIAECAKGFGIQKFIFASTCSVYGASDEVLNEKSALNPVSLYARSKIACEKILLQMADDRFRPTILRFGTVYGLSGRTRFDLVVNLLTAKAIVDGKITVFGDDQWRPFVHVDDASLAIALALDSTLDVVGGEVFNVGSDSGNMTLGDVGRMIQRMVPTAELLISNSDGDRRNYRVDFSKIRNRLGYKPEWTVQMGIRQVIEAFEKGKVTDYTATQYSNVKFLSEEALHHGLQTDSRRMRALVEESYEQAVVHHR
- a CDS encoding NAD-dependent epimerase/dehydratase family protein, with amino-acid sequence MTFLVTGASGLVGGQVVRDLKALGHRVVAMSRTCPDTSPADEWVLGDLATIDWKASVGGIDGIAAIGGSLDMRSSAEAWQTCLDVNVLGLRRLVDFALGQGISRFVYTSSAGLYRRPAENLPVNVNDEIRPARPYWTSKLLGEQLLTADDVAPKLNPWILRLSSPYGPTMPPRSVLPIFIDRARKGEPLAVRGTGSRSQDFISVWDASWAHVQCLLTDAKSPGPINLGSGIETSMLNLAKAVNDTFGNSTPIVFEPDDGSDSDRFVLDVSDLKALFAYTPMDLCTGLKRFSEESNS
- the lhgO gene encoding L-2-hydroxyglutarate oxidase is translated as MPFTVGIIGGGIVGLSVAYKLSLKFPDCCVIILEKESRLAEHQTGRNSGVIHSGIYYKPGSIKAMTCREGKRQLEAFCEEHEVKFERCGKVIVATDQTEIPALEKILDRGTQNGVQCRRIAVEELKELEPHVNGVDALHVPETGIVDYLGFCEALRCQLVERGNIVSLNFEVSHIETRHGQILVGATDNEQPVDFLINCAGLYSDQIAILAGHRPKVQIVPFRGEYFELTPEAEPLCRNLIYPVPDPNFPFLGVHFTRMVLGGVECGPNAVLAFAREGYSNGEINVRELFESITYPGLLKLMAKHWRMGLGEMHRSFSKPAFVRALQKLVPEIREEHLHAAPAGVRAQAISRDGRPVDDFVFEEDAQAIHVINAVSPAATASLAIADEIVGLFEKRNLAIA
- a CDS encoding HAD-IA family hydrolase, with translation MKVVFDIGKVLATAHMEWMDALAASGLAYQSSPLVSKKLYDLPEYLPYEGGQISEGRYLEAVSKAFGLEGIDAARHLHRSIIGAEYPGVAAIVDQLNASGVHTATLSNNNPIHWEWFTKSGKYPAIERIKYPIASFHLGYFKPDPKIFAAFCDYLDWSPADIVFLDDSAVNVEAAQTAGWTAHVITDGEPKADQIRRILHLSDR
- a CDS encoding UDP-N-acetylglucosamine 2-epimerase (non-hydrolyzing) codes for the protein MKTVAVIVGTRPDCIKSMPVVQALRRSNQLKTVLISTGQHREMLDQVFQTFGISPDIDLGLMKHGQSLAEMTSRMITALDGAFEQTKPDFVVAQGDTTTTFVASLVAFYRKIAFGHVEAGLRTYDIYNPFPEEFNRQATRLVATQHYAPTELSASNLRKEGVSESSIFVTGNTGIDAVLQVAKLVPQTWYPDFDGRLILMTMHRRENWGEPMAGVAKAARQLIDEHEDARLVVAMHRNPDVRKTLSEALEGHSRIDLIEPPQYEQFVKLMERSFFILTDSGGVQEEAPSFGKPLLVLRDTTERPEGVDAGCARLIGASPANVLEFGRQLFDDKAFYDSMAKAANPYGDGKASEVIARAIENYL
- a CDS encoding ATP-grasp domain-containing protein, translated to MSRTRVMVTGTGPLGVGAGLVRCLRHHPDLYEIWAANMNEYAAALYENHCGVLLPKAYDEGYLTCVLRAVEHGKIQFLIPGSEPELVVLSKHHEEFRKRDCYLLANPPEVVEIGDDKYRTYEFLSKAGIRTPFTTLEIVPASLGKVGLPSIYKPRSGGGSRDVYTIRSEEQFLRLRHSMEAKGVSMVLQQLIGDMDDEFTASALMDFDGNLIGTFAARRNLIGGATGRVDIEEYPEIQQIALDVAKAIGARGSINVQGRITPNGPSLFEINPRFSGSAPFRALAGFNEPHLLIQSILAGRPVEVPPIRYSTFGVRAFDEFLYPSEVKEGLLRFNKP
- a CDS encoding aminotransferase class I/II-fold pyridoxal phosphate-dependent enzyme, with the translated sequence MIQESFVAPSKFIPFSPPLIEEDDIAEVVDTLKSDWITTGPKTREFERRFREEFGCPAALAVSSCTAALHLALVVSGVGPGDEVITVSHTFCSTVNVIEHTGATPILVDVEPDTLNMDPEKLRAAITPKTKAIIPVHYAGHPADMDAINAIAREHGLVVIEDAAHPISGTYKGRYIGSSENLTAFSFYATKNLTTAEGGMLTGTPEFIEKARIAHLHGMTKDALKRYEKGGSWKYEVVMPGFKYNMTDLQASLGLRQLDKLARFQKRRREIVDRYNRAFHSLSQVEIPTERTDVTSSWHLYVLRLNLDKLSIDRDQFIEELKARNIGTSVHYISVHLHPYYRDKYGFKPEDLPVTQANFERIISLPLSAKISDAEVDFVISAIQDILARYSH